The Arachis hypogaea cultivar Tifrunner chromosome 14, arahy.Tifrunner.gnm2.J5K5, whole genome shotgun sequence DNA window AGCAATCTGCTTACATCAGAGAGTTTTACGCCATCACTGAGGCGTTTCGCCATTGCTTGTTTGGCAAAAGATTTATTTTGTGCACTGATCACCAAAGCTTGAAGGCGCTATTAGAACAAGATCTTCATACACCAGAGCAACATAAATGGCTTCATAAATTGCTcggttttgatttcaaaatccaTTACAAGGTTGGGGCTGAAAATGTTGCAGTGGATGCACTCTCTCGCAGCTTCTTAGAGCTTGGTCTGCGCCAAGAGCAGAGTGGCTAGACTAACTTCGTGCAGAATTGGTGGCGGATAAGGATCTCCGAGTATTATTGGCAAAGTGCAACTCCAATTTGGTTGAGGATTTGAATTACTCTTGTCAAAATGGCCTCTTGTTGTGGAAGAACCGATTAGTGGTACCTTCCAAAAGTAGTTTAATTAGGCAAATCCTCCATGAATACCACTATAGTGTGATTGGTAGTCATGCGGGAATCGCTAAGACTGTGGAACACAATTGTTCTATTTTCTATTGGCCTCATATGCAAAAGGATATCAGGCAATATGTCTTATCTTGCTACATTTGTCAACAAGTCAAGGTAGAAAACAAGGCACCAGCTGGTTTGCTCAAGCCATTACCCATCCCTTCACAGGTATGGAAAGATATTGCAATGGATTTCATTGTGTCTCTGCTAGTTTCATCCTGCTATTCAGTTATCATGGTGGTTGTCGACCATTTGACTAAGTACGCCCATTTTCTTCCCTTGAAACAAGATTTTAATAACAGGACAATTGCAGAAACTTTTATCAACAATGTAGTTAAGTTGTATGGTTTCCCAAAATCTATTGTATCGGATAGGGATCCGGTATTTATCAgcaaattttggcagcacctcttTCGCATCCAAGGTACTAAATTAGCATTGTGGTcagcttatcatccccaaaccGATGGCCAGAGTGAAGTTTGTAATCGAACCTTGGAGATGTATTTACGTTGTTTTTGTTTCGAGAACACTAAGCGCTGGCTGGAGTTTTTGCCGTGGGATGAGTTTTGGCATAATTCCTCGTGGCATAGCAGTATCAAGATGACTCCCTTCAAAGCTCTTTATGGCAGAGACCCTCCTACTTTGGCTCGTTATGAATTCTCTAGTACTGATAATTCTTCTTTGCAAGAGTGGCTTCAGGACCATGATCACTTACTCGATCAGCTAAAGTTTACTTTGGAATGCTCCCAGCAGTATATGAAACATGTTACTGATAAACATCGCCGGCAAATTGAATTTCAAGAGGGCGATTTGGTGCTAGTGAAGTTACAGCCGTATCGCCAGCACTCCGTGGGACTACATAAGCATCAGAAGCTGGGGTTGCGTTATTTTGGTCCTTTTCCAATCAGTAAGAAACTCAGTGACGTGGCCTATAGGGTGGAGTTACCTCCGAAAGCGCGTATCCATAATGTCTTCCATGTTTTAGCTCTCAAACGACTTCGGGGAGAGGGTACTTCCCAGTACTTTCCTCTTCCATTGACTACTACTAATGTGGAGCCAGTGTTAGAGCCTTCTATTATACTTTCTACACATTCTATTATGTGGGGTGACAGACTAGTGCCACAATGTCAGGTGCAGTGGGGACAGGGCAGCTTGACATAGACAACATAGGAAAATGTTCATCACTTTCACAAGTTGTTTCTTGAATTCAACCTTGAGGACAAGATTGTTGTTGATGGAGAGGGTAATGATACGAATATAGCAAACGAGGAGTACATAAACAAAAGCGATGAGTACATAAACAAAAGTCAGGTAGTGTTGGAAGGAAGGGTTGTAACAAACCATGGACAGGTGGCAGCTGGTCCACCTATTTCGGGCAGCAGAAAGAGCACCAGGGAGAAAACAAATAGCAAGTCGTTGGAGGATTGTGATCATTAGTGAATTGTGGTATGAAATCTCCCTTCTTGGGAACTATATATTCTCTTTCTCCCATTCTTCCCCTTTGTTATTTCTTCTCAAATTCTCCGCACACATGTTATTCTTGTCTCAGGTTACTGGATAATGGCTGCTTCCTAAggcttaaggctttgcaccatctCGTTTCTGCTTGTGCCCCATTATTCATTCTGTACTAGTTATTTCTGAATTTCTTCATACTCATACTTCTATATTGTGAATGGCTTACTGATACACATACCATATACTAATACCACACTACATTTTTTTCAATTCATTGGGTTTTCTGTATCAGATActtaaagaaattaaagaaacgtGTGCCAGAATTTGTACAACATTTTAGGCCAAATTAGAACCACACTAGTATTTTTACCCATAATAACATTACGGgaatatacattttttaaaactACAGTTCACTTTGTTCTGACAGTATAGATTAtgcatgacacaaaagatttataaaatcaaactaattttacaaaaaaaaaaatcataggtGTTAAGTCTATTTTTTAGTAATAAGATGACCAATGTATCTATTGATAAAAAATCaagtaataaaattttgttattatttttatatgaaaaagtctattttttttattaataattaatttcaatacttgttatctaaaatttgaaacaatttaacatgtatacttttacatttaattaggtaTTAAGTCTATTGCAcaagtagaaataattaatttttatacttattaTTTAAAAGTAATAATAAGTCAGAGgaacaaagggcgaaaggcagaggaagacttaagaagaccatccatgaggtggtcaaacgagacctacatgtaaacggtctctctgtagacatgatacatgacagagcacaatggcgtcgtttgattcatgtagccaaccccacttagtgggacaaggcttttattgttgttgttgttgtattatttaaaagtaatattttctctctctctatatatatataaatataattagatattagcataaaaaaattatatggatAGTTATAAACTCAActcaaaactaattttttttaaaacaatatgatcttgattctaacttttaattataatattagtattctctctaaattatatgtaataaatatttgaaagaagagaaatgaaaatatagattaaaaagataagtgttgagaatttaaaactaaataaaaaattaaaaaaatatgtatataataataataataatattttttatttgaattatattattttgtcaattttgttTTCTATATAATAGAAAGgtgaaaaaatagagaatgagagaaaagagagagaaaggtaaagatgaaaaatgagagtgagagtttgttaattttggaagaaattttttttattttaattataataaaaaaataccggatgacatattttgatttatcaaatttcgaatataaaatgtaaataatatatagagtaaaaatggtagagagaaatagaaaaatagagggaggtagatgagagaatttaggaagggagtttattaattttggaaaaaaaaatatttttgctcaattttaagaagaaagtgtcatgtgacacatttgattattaaattagatagtaatatatgatacataatataggtatattttaatttcaattttaatattttaattttaatattttaattttaattttaatgcaattaaagaatgtgATGTTatacattttgattgtcaaattagtaattagtcattgatattaataatgatatataaaatagataaagtGGTTGAATGAACGAGAGACATGGAGAAAGGAAGATGGAGAAtgggagaactctttaattttggaggaaaagatttgatttcaaatgcaatgagggagtgacatgtggcacattttggttgtaaaattagtatagAGGAGGgaataattctttaattttggaagaaaagatttaattttaattacaatgcgggattgacatgtggcacattttggttgtaaaattagtaaggaagAGAGGAGAATTccttaattttggaagaaaagatttgattctaATTACAATGAGAAAGTGACATGTAACACATTTTGATGGTAtaattagaaatatataatatatttgcaCCTGCTCCACAAGAATTCAACAAATCCAGCGGCAAATATCTCAGCACTTCTAGTTCTGCAATTTCAGACTCTAGAATCAGATTATCCAGAACCAGATTCAGCTATATAGACACACCAGATCTAACAATTTTAGACAAACCAGATGCAGATTTCCAGAATGCAGGAATAAAAATTCCAGAGTTCGAAAGCAATGCAGCACACACAGAGGAGGCAGCAAaatcagatttcaattttaatttttaaccaaTAGAATCAACAAATATTGTAGATTAATCAAAATTTCAACCACAACAAGCAAAATCAACAGAAAATCTAAATCAAGCAACAATTCAGCAGTTCTCATTGTCAATTTGTAATTACAAAGCAATAACACAATTTCAGCAACAACAAAATTCTTGCCTAATTCAAATATCATCGatgcagaaaaagaagaagaagcaaccgATTTGGCCAATGAAGAACAATCAgatttcaaatttgaattccaaccagaacaagaacaagaatcaACAGTAATTTCAAATCAAGCAgaatttcaaattcaattcaaatacCTCTAATTCTAGATCACACAGAGGTGGAGGGGGTGAATCGACCACAACCAAAGCCACCTTACGCGTTTCCAGATGCAGCGGTTGGCCTGGCACCAACAGCCAGCACCGGCGAGGCTACATTTTTACTCCGAGGCCTCGGCGCCGTTGCAAAGGGAGAGCGGACACTCACGAAGGCCGGGGTTGACGGAGCAGCGACGGTGGATGACGACGAAGTTACCAATCTAAACAACCATCACGGTACCTCTACAACGGAGATGCGAGGAATGCAGGGCGCGATTTGTCAACGGTCTCTCACGATGCGGCCTTGCGACTGGTTCCAGAGAGTCGGGACGGAGTGGAAGAGATCGCCGTCGCGTCTGCCCAATCGTGGTGACGCCACCACCACTCATGGCGGCAGTGTTCCCTTGCGAGCGCGAGAATGGGATCGCACCAGAGAAGAAGCAGTACCTAAGTGATGGGGTTGTTTCAGGCGCAGGGATGGCCGGAAGTAGTGGCGACCGAAGTGCGCCATGGAGGGGTGGTTGCGGGTTGGACGCAGTGGCGGCGGCGGCTGCAGCTCTGGGTAAGGCAGTGCCAAGTGCGCCAGAGGGGACCAAATGCGGCGCAGATCGCTGGTTACCCCATGTGAGCTCGCGACAGCTGGCGGTACGCTGGTTGGAGCTGCAGCGGCGGTTTTTTTCCATGGGAGGAAGGGGAGTCAATGAAGATGTAGGAAAAGTCTGGAAGGAGAAGGAATTAGGGCAATTTGCTTTGGTATTTCATTGGGCCAAATTTTAACTTCTAAAGCCTAAAATCAGAAGGTGATGAATGGTACAATGACTTCAAGTCCAATTATAAGAATTTCAGTTCTTATGgtctatttttagatttctacgcaattatattttgttggttttggattgaacaAAAAGTTTTTCAATGA harbors:
- the LOC112743786 gene encoding uncharacterized protein isoform X1, which encodes METGIISVINTNYCKPHPITIKIETDKGVAYINNEVIFRIKESFSLKGRRVIYDVSGNHVSTLSKKIISMHDRWEVFKGRSIDSSDLLFTVKRSTFFIPEKKNIDFNVYLAKNIKGVWDFKVCAGAEKKSCDISAHGSSSLLAKTFPTSSLTPLPPMEKNRRCSSNQRTASCRELTWGNQRSAPHLVPSGALGTALPRAAAAAATASNPQPPLHGALRSPLLPAIPAPETTPSLRYCFFSGAIPFSRSQGNTAAMSGGGVTTIGQTRRRSLPLRPDSLEPVARPHRERPLTNRALHSSHLRCRGTVMVV